Within the Siniperca chuatsi isolate FFG_IHB_CAS linkage group LG18, ASM2008510v1, whole genome shotgun sequence genome, the region GGTCATTGAGGCCGTGCCAGCGCAGTCCTCGGCTGGACGCTGGTGAAATCCCTCTGGCTTCAGGGCATGGGGTGCACACTGCAGGGGTGACAGTCATTTACAGTCACCCTTTGCATGAGTGAATTCACTTCAAAGGCCGACACAGGGCCCGCTATGTCTTTTCATTTGGACTTTCAAAGGTTGTTACATCACACGGCTAAATGAGGTATTTAATGGGAAAGACTGCAGTGAGCTGTTCTGCTCGACTACTGATATTTACAGGAGGTATGGTTTTAAtaatggaaacaaaatgttaaacGCACAGAAGGGGAAAACATGGACCAAATGTGCGTGTGATGTCACCTAGATGTTTCAGAAAGGATGTTTTGAAGCCTGGATTTAGGTTTACCACTCAGTGTCTTTGTGTCTATGTCAGATACTGGATTCAGAAAATCCTGATTTGGGCATCGGGATGAGGCAGACACAGTTCATGAAACACCTCTGGTTCAGCCTTAAAATCTTTTTAATAAAGCAACTGTTATTAGAGGATGGGAAATTAGCTTTTGAGATTCTAATGTCTTGTGGAAAATGTTTTAGACTTTGTATTTTTAAGACAGAAGTTGAGGGTTTTAACACTCACTTCAACACAGTTTGTTGGAAACAGCAACCCAACTTTAGTCCAATTTTCTGTCACAGACTATCATTCCTGCCCTGCCCTTAGTCTACACTGCAGACTATGTAAGAATGCATTAAGTCCTGCagtaaccagtggtggaagaagtattcagatcctttacttaagtaaaggttaactctttttaagtgttttttaaatgtccttATATATTGCCCcatgctgcttttatgttttatgtaaaccactttgaattgccttgttgttgaaatgtgctatacaaataaacttgccttgcctaaaGGTAGTAATGCAACACCACAataatactcaattacaagttatgtcctgcattcagaattagggaagtattatcagtaaaatgaaagcttaaagtattaaaagtaaaagtactcaatttTCAGAATGACCCTTTTCAGAGTGGTATATATTCACATACCAACAACTTTCAGTGGAATCACATCATGCgaatacaaacattttgttatcatcaaattttaattataaattGCCAAAATGAGTTACTGAAGTTTTTGATTTAcatgtgtgaagagttttgccTTAAGTAATGCATAACAGAGGAACACAGTTTGTTACATCAGTTTGATAATTTAATATGTAATTTTGCTTACATTTATTATATTGGGACATATATCATTACTGGAAAATATAATGACATTGATTTGTGGTTAATGATACCAATGATGATCTTAAATCATGTGTCTAGGTGACTGGGATGGTTGGTGTCAGTTTGTGTCAAAGGGCGAAATCATGATCCTGTTGTGATCATTCTCTCTCCatggcaaacacacactttgaatTTTAAGCTGACTTGACATTATTATGTTGTTAAACATGGTGAAACAACAACTTTGGGCCTCCTACAAAAGATAAGAATAATGTTTGGGAACTCCAGgctgctgaacacacacaaagcaaacattCAGTAATCCTGGAGTGCTCAGTGGATAATCACGATCCAGATGGTTGCTCACACGTGATTCATTTTAGAAGACAATAAGTTTCCTTCCATAATAATTTGACGGGTAGAGAAATATGTTTAGTCCATATAGTAAAGCTGTTAAAATATGCATTACTTCACCCTATCAGGAAGGCTCTGATGTAGAGGACTTCATTCCTGGCTTAATCAGTTGCTGAACATTTAAGAGCAGGTTGCTGCAGGAAATATGCAAAAGAAATACTGCACTTATTGGCCAAGCCACAATACTACAATAGAGTTGTGTAAATGTAGGAAAAACACTATGCAGACATCATCTACTGTACAGGCCATTCATATGATGCTCCTCTGTAACAATGGCTCGGTACAAAATGCTGATTTGTACTGTAGGTTGCCGTTAGAGTGGCTATTCAGCAACAATCCTGTAAAGTATTCACTTCACATCATCACTCTTTAAAATGACGCTGGACAGGCCTCCAATATGTTTCAGTCTATGTGCTGTGGTGTGCAGTGCAGACTGTGTTCAGGAGGTGTGTTTGCTGATCAAACAGACACATGGAGTCCTGTTCAGGCCTCTTTTCAGGACAGATATGCACTTACAGACACAGTAAAGCATACAATGAGTTTTGGCTCCTGTTTGCAGAAGAAAAATTTACTGAAATCCAgagataaaatgtaaaaatcagttCATACTGACTGTCTGTAAGGAGCAATTCATTTAATCCACTGATCAAACAGCATAATACTACTGCATGTACTGCAGTCAACTGGTAATATGTGTTCATTTTGCATTCATGTGCAGGTTTCAGGTTTACAGTATGGAACAGCAGGAGTTTGATGATTggcattcatgtttttgtttattattcgaaattcttttttttttttaatttagtttccTCTTCTCAGATTAAGATTAATTTTTGTACTTACAGAACACTTtacttaaagaaatagtttgtcattttgggaagtacgctttcttgcagagagttagatgagaagactgatacgaCTCATATCtgtcagtaaatatgaagctacagccagcagacggttagcttagcttagcataaagactagaaacagggaaACAGGTAGTCTGGCGCtgtgcctaccagcacctctaaagctcactaatttacatttttatatctcatttgttttacTTCCACACCACAGcgtatttttacactttgggtTTTGTAAACAACAAACGAGATAATGTGTTACTgctggctagctgttttcccatGTCCAGTCTTtttgttaagctaagctaactgtctgctggctgtagcttcatatttaaagcaCAAGTATGAGCAGggtttcaatcttctcatccaactctggGCAGGAAGGACCCAAAATGTGTTGATAGCAGCATATACTcagattattgttattatacatTCATcttgagtttgttttattttttaacatctttTCAGCTTTATGTATGCATTGTTTATCTATGTGTTCATCTGTTTACCCCAGCTGCCTTTTTGGGAGACATTGCCCTGGATGAAGATGACCTCCGCATGTTCAAAGAAGCCCACAGCAGTGATGGTGCACAGCACGCTGTCCAGACCAACCACTCGGACTCAGGTATCAAAGCAGGGATAAATTTACCAATCTATGAATAattctgactgactgtttctcGCTTGTTATAGCTAACAGCTCCACTTCCAATGAGAGTGTCAGGAGTAAAAGAGCTGCAGACATACAGACTCTCCGTCGTTGGAGGAGGGCAGCCACCTCCAGACCTGAGCGAGTCTGGCCGGATGGCATCATCCCATATGTGATCAGTGGGAATTTCAGTGGTGAGTTCTGAATGAAAACTGCTACACAGCCAGCGTGTGCTCGTTCCTATGTGCGGTTTTGACATGCTGAAGCTGTCAAACTCTAATTGCTTTCAGGCAGTCAGCGAGCCATTTTTCGTCAGGCGATGCGTCACTGGGAGAGACACACTTGTGTAATATTCACTGAGAGGACGACTGAAGAAAGCTACATTGTTTTCACCTACCGACCTTGTGGGTGAGTTGGGTTGGCTCATtaacaatttttaaataattgatttaagttttgtttggttttatttaataattaattaacagATCTGCAGGTAGATAATGCCTCAGCCTATAAGCACAGAGGAATACAAAATTGTCTTCAGTCACGTCACAGCCAACcatactgttgtgtttttgaactTTAAGTTGATTTTGTTCCAACTGCGCAGGGCATCTAttgatttccattcatttttatATGACGTGAAAGTCAATTAGCAGGCTCTATAAGCTTGCTTGAGTTGTGTGATCCATCACAGTGGacatcaagtctgcattcattgttgtcaaagttacattatcGTCATGATGTAATGAGAGCAGAGCAGACTCATATCACCCTGTGCTTAAACAgttgctataatcaatattttatattaacaatggatcagatgaccatgtgtaatgtgaactttacttttttggttcactctcactgttctcatccgcagcaggcaactgtttttTTAGCAAACAAGCTCTACAAACCTAATATACGcttcctgcccagcaccaaacagctgatagacaaagttagcaattaGCCTGTGATCATagaggaacatttagcagcttaatGAGgctgatatttccctcaggagttggtggagaccaaaaacagagctaaaaggagagtgaatacttGATTTGTATTCATCCGGTGGCCAACCACAaacaaatgctaatgttgctcagtgtGTAGCTCAGCTGAATgtataaataagcaaatgttttctACCATGTTCATGCAtacttgatgttcactgtgacaGATGACAAAACTCAAGTTTCAAGAGTCGGCTAATTGACTATCAAAGCATACGGAAATAAGTCAATGGCTGCCTAGAGCTGTAGGAAAATTACATCCAAGAACTGCAAAACCTGCTTTCTAAAAAGgtcaacagaaatgaaaagtatAGATGATTTATAGTTTAGGAGTTAAAACTTGCAAAcacactggtatggtcctttttTAATATTCACAGGCAGCAAAGTATCAGTGTTTGCTCTGTAGATGCTCCAGGATGTGAACCTAAACACACATGTCGCCCCCTGCAGGTGTTGCTCCTACGTGGGGAGAAGAGGTGGCGGCCCTCAGGCCATCTCTATAGGGAAAAACTGTGACAAGTTTGGCATTGTGGTACATGAACTTGGCCACGTGATCGGCTTCTGGCATGAACACACACGTCCGGACCGTGACGAGCATGTAAGCATCATCAGAGACAACATCCAACCAGGTACTGTTAACTGCAggtgtgttgacatgaatacgTGTGAAAACGTGTGTGTGCTCCAGATGTTTCTTCTTGAATTCAGTCTACTGATTATCTGTATATGACTAGGGCAGGAGTATAACTTCCTGAAGATGGAGCCAGGCGAGGTCGACTCACTTGGGGAGGTATACGACTTTGGCAGCATCATGCATTATGCAAGGAATACATTTTCCAGGTTGGCATGTGATGCTTTGCTATGcttcacattttctttcctaAAGTTAGTTTTGTGTTAAAGGGACTGCAAGGATTTCATCACTTTTATTTTCCAGGTTTCCTGAGTGTGCACTCTTTTTCATCTCTACCCTGGTTCACACTAACAGGCTATTAAACAGCTCCTCAGGGGCAATTATTGGTTAAATGCCCTGCTCAAGAGCCTACTTGTTGAGCATTGATGATTCACTCTGTTCACTCCGTCTGTATATTTGAATTGGCAACATACAGTGCACCAGCCTGCTTCTCTAAGCAGGCCATCATCTCCACTACCTTGCTTCTGACATCCTTAATCAGTGACTAAACTCCTTTTACATATCTGaaatgtactttgagttttaaATGTCCACATATTCCACTGATAAGTGTTCCTACTTGTTACTTGTAAAGTATTTAATACAAGGTTTATGATCATATGGAGAAGCCGGCATCAAATTCAGCCACAACCATATGAAAAAAATCTCCCTAACTGCCACTAATATCATGCTGCATCATCAGCTGAGCTACTACACTGACCTGGTGTTTGTCCCTTTATTCAGCTCTGCTAAACAACCTCAGGGGATTTGATCCTTTATTGTCACAGAAATGGTTTCACACTAGtctccttttcatttctgtctcGTGCATGTTGTTGCCCCgttgcttttctctgtgctTTGGTTTTTTACCTCCATCGCCGCTTTGCTGGTCTGGGTCATGGAGGCAAGCCAAGCTAAATAAAGGCCTGGCAGTTCAGGCTTTGTGTTTGAACAGTTTGGGCTGGAGTGGCCTTTTTCTCTGGCATTCAGGAGCGGGCTCCACTGAGCCGGCTGGCACCGTCGAAAGGCCCCATTCAGAGCGCTCTGTTTGCACATGCCTGTCATTCATGGGCGCATCACCATGGGAACTGTGCAAGAGTGAGTTCAAAACCCAGTGAGAGATTAtcagaatcaataaagtatcaaGGTGTTGAACAGGAGTCAGATCTCAAAGAAATCCTGCACTCTAATCTGAGAACTTTTGAAAACCACATTTTCCTGCACATCAGTTAAGATGTTTTTCCTTATCAGGCTTCATGTGCTGTAACTGATTTTTGAATCATTAGATGCTTTGATCTTCTCTGAGAATGAGCTGCTcatgtttgtgatttgtgtgaaACAGAGGCGTCTCCTTAGATACAATCTTGCCCCGTTATGATGTcaatggagtcaggccacctaTTGGACAGAGGACGAGGCTTAGCAAAGGGGACATCGCACAAGCCTGCAAACTCTACAAGTGTCCAAGTAAGATGCATTATATGTGTAGAAAATATAATCACCTAATGATCATatccataaaataaaaacatcctcGATTTTTAGACTTTTAGAATTTTCAACGCACTATGTGCACTAACTaaagctaaaacaaaataaacaagatagtttacaaaaactttaaaatctcCTCTGTTGTTCATTCTGGGACTTTATTGTTAACCGTGTGTGTTATGGTGCGTGGTTGTTAAAGGGTGTGGGGACAGCCTGCAGGAGAGTGCTGGAAACTTCTCTTCTCCTGGTTTTCCGAACGGCTACTCGGCATACGCTCACTGTGTCTGGAGGATTTCTGTCACTCCTGGAGAGAAGGTGAGTGATTGACAAATAAATATGTGGATGCATTAATTCAAAAAGGGCAAGGCGATTAACCAAATTTATTCAAGTTACTGACTTAATGAATGCTAGTATTTACTCCTAtcacattttttataataaagaaATTGTCCCATGCAGAGATCTGTATAAAAAATCCTTACATTTATGGTAATGATTTTCAAGGTTGATGTGAGTTTTTTCTTATTAagatttgtattgttttaattaaagatcccctccagacatgtattaaaacatatatacaaatagtcTGCTGTaataatgtgtgtctgatatgttttttccacaaaaaaagaataatttccacattaaaatcctCAAAAAGGCATCTACTTCTAGCTCATTAAAAattccagaatctatgaatatgcaaattttgttcatttctaaagttttcctgctggacacaagatgtctcctacttcactgtaaagtccattctcaCTGTTTGTGCACTGGCGGCTTCAAGTTTCTACATCACACTTGTATAAGTTGCAAATTGGACCAGGATTTGCTTCCAAACtttttgtgatgtcacaaatcatgctCGTAGGCCCACCCcttaaaatctgattttcatTGAACATGTATAGATACTTTCCACTTTCAGCAGATGAACGTGAAAGCcctctagtgtcaaactctgcacatacatcattctgcacagtgaagttCAAACATCCAACTGTCgtaacaagaagaaaaacatatttttgagtttttgacTCAAAgggtttattttagttttaaacaaaaataattaattacttACATGGAATTATTCAGTGATCAGTATGTGGCTAGCTCAactgaaaaatgtcacatttcagacctaaaagaggaaaacaatgtGTTGTCATTCTTGAACATTTTCAACTCTCATGAATCTAGATAGATCTTCAATCctgataacatttttttctcacacCAATCTGCCCTCCGTCTGTGTCTTCTGTCTCTTAGATTGTTCTGAATTTTTCTTCCATGGACCTCTTCAGGAGTCACTTGTGTTGGTACGACCACGTGGAGGTCCGAGACGGGTTCTGGAGAAAAGCTCCTCTGAAAGGTTCTTTGATTCAGAATcgaccttctctctctccactgagTGTCATCCACAACCCTGTCATTAAATCGATACAGTAACATACCTGTGTTATATACTCAGTACTAAGCACTGTGAAGCAGTTACTGACAGtgtcattattttttcatgtgCTTTGACAGGACGTTTTTGTGGAGACACACTTCCAGATCCAATCATCTCAACTGACAGTCAACTGTGGATTGAAttcagaagcagcagcagctgggtgGGCAAAGGCTTCTCAGCAGTCTATGAAGGTACAACGCTGAGGATTAATGGATTTTAATATGCACTTTACATATGCTACATTCGCCATTGCAGCAGGTTTTCCAGGTTTTACATTTCTACAAGTGTGACAAGTGAAGGTAGAATCTTCTCACCTCCTGTGCAGCCATCTGTGGGGGAGAGGTGAAGCGGGACAGCAGCCAGATCCAGTCCCCCAATTATCCCGATGACTACCTGTccaacaaagtgtgtgtgtggaaaatcACAGTTGCAGAGGGTTTCGATGTTGGCCTCTCCTTTCAGTCGTTTGAGGtaaatcacttttattttatgttattggTTACATATTAAGAAAAACGAGAAAATATCTTCAGGAAAAATGGCCGAACAGTGAGAATGGCCTAAAGTTTAATATGATCACTTTTATTGTTCTATGCCaaatttttgtttgcttttattttagtttcaaTTGCCCAGTCCTTCAAAGGCAAGAAGAGGCATGTTAAAACATCCCAGACCTCACTATCATCTGCTGTAATGTCCCTTTGCAAACTTAACTGTCCTTGCTTCGACTGCAGATTGAGAGACATGACAGCTGTGCCTACGACTATGTGGAGGTGAGGGATGGCAATTCAGAGAGCAGCCCACTGCTCGGCCGTTTCTGTGGCTATGACAAACCAGACGACCTCAAAAGCAGCTCCAACCAGCTCTGGCTGAAGTTTGTATCTGATGGATCGGTCAACAAAGCTGGGTTTGCAGCCAACTTTTTTAAAGGTCAGGAAGTCATTTCAGGAACAAACCGGCAGCAGTTAAAATAACTTTTGATTCGGAACTGATTCTGTTGATTTTTCATTTGCCAGAGATGGACGAGTGCTCCAGACCTGACAATGGTCACTGCGAGCAGCGGTGTCTGAACACGCTGGGCAGCTACAGGTGTGCCTGTGACCCTGGATATGAGCTGGCAGCTGACAGACGCagctgtgagagtgagtgtAGAGCACTAACACTGACACCCAACATTAGAGTACCACCACTGCAGAGCGTGAAGCTAAGCCTGCCGGAGAGTAAattgagaagatcaatacctcTCTCATCTCATATAAGAGTTAGATTAgtttagcttaaagactggaaacagggggaaacagctagcctggctctgtccaaatgtaataaaatccaTCTATCAGctcctgtttctcctctgtttcCAGGCTTTGTGTTAAGATAAGCTAACCACCTACTGGccgtagctttatatttagcctATATTTATGAGAGTGACatcattcttctcatctaaccctctgccagaaagcgaataagcgtatttcccaaaatgtgaacTTGTCCTTTAAGCTGTCAGCTGCTCACTCTTTTGCTGCATGCCTGCTGCCACACCTCTTACCTAGAAGCTGCCAtgtgctactactgctgctgtggATATAGCATTTCATAAGACACACCTCCACCACAGCATCCACCCACATTATAGGCTCAGAGTctataatgtgttaatgtgagTTGGCCTGGTAGTTTCTCTTCTACCACAAGAGGGCAGTGCTTCCTTGCTGCAACCTCTTTTTGAGCCTTGACAGTCCATTACAGCACTGATATGATTAATCTAAACTGTATAAACACTTACTTACTCTGCAACCTTTTGATTTACAGGCTGTCAGTACTGATTTATTCCAGTACTACGATTTCCTATTACATCAATTATACTTGGTtatcactttatttctttgtaattAACAGCCTGTCAATTAAGAGGTTGTCTTTTTCTGCAGTTTAAATGATTAAAGAACAGGTTAAAGTATTCACACAAATCGGTAATGTAATTTATGTTGTGTAAGTGATTTTCTCACCCACTAAAATCACTGCTCTCTCCCACCAGCAGCTGCCTGTGGCGGGTTCATTACCAAGCTGAATGGCTCCCTCACCACCCCCGGGTGGCCCAAAGAATACCCTCCCAACAAGAATTGcgtgtggcagctagtggcgcCCATTCAGTATCGCATCACTCTGGTGTTTGATGTGTTTGAGACGGAAGGAAATGATGCAAGTTAATGACCTAAAGCATTTGTTTGTGATGTGTTTCTCTACCTGGTTAAAATCCTAGTCTTTCTGCAGACATTTGATCAGATGTTACCTGCTAAAATCATGATAACTTTGCAGGCCAATTCTTCTTTTACCATAGTAAGTAAATAGTAAATAGTAGTAAGTAAAATGTTCTAGTGTTTTCCATCAGGTGTGTAAATACGATTATGTGGAGGTGCGCAGCGGGTTCAGCTCAGACTCAAAGCTTCATGGGAAGTTCTGTGGAGCAGAGAAACCCGAGGTCATCACCTCCCAACACAATAACATGAGGATTGAGTTCAAGTCTGACAACACCGTCTCCAAGAGAGGCTTCAAGGCTCACTTCTTCTCTGGTAAGTCATGAAGAGTGAAGTATTTAGGAAGTAGTGAGGAAGGAAATGTTGAGGAAGCATTACGTAATGTACAGtaagaagacaaaaacatcatcaCCACCTTACTCCAAGAGCAATGCAGGCAGCTGTCTGCAGTTTCTGACACAAGAATGATAGCAGTGTAGTTTGACTCTTGAATTTTACACTTAATACTTTAGTTAATATTTACACTTAATAATTTAGTAGCATGTTGGATATATAAGTCAAATAAATCtcataatttcacattttgcaCTATTCACATTCTTATTTTAAACTGTCAAAtctagtttttgtattttttctaatAAGTATTGTGAAGAATGATTCATTGCAAAAAAAATGCTGTTCAAGAAAATTATAAATTGTATGGAGAGTGCTTAATGTCATACCTACTTAAAtaaattagttatttttaatCAGAGCACAGATGGCTATAGAAATCCACGCTTTGTTCTGTGGACAGGGATAACTTTTCAAAAATAGTAACATCAGGTATATACCCAAGAGATGATCCAAGGTTGTGGGTTTtgacagtgtttcacacagaaaGCCTTTGTGCCTGCACTCCGCAGCAGATCTGGGCCTAAAATTCACATGTTGTGCAAAGGGACTTTTgaagtgaaattattttaacatttcgACAGATATAGATGAGTGCTCCAAAGAAAACGGAGGCTGCCAACATGAATGTGCGAACACCTTCGGAAGCTACAGCTGTCAGTGCCGCAGCGGCTTCATGCTGCACGATAATAAGCACGACTGCAAGgaaggtacagtatgtgtttctgctgtccaCTCATCTGGCTGATTTAAGGGGTCAGTTCACCCTAAATTACAAAAAGGTTggataaaatgtgttattttgatttgagtgtttttctttgttttataaatcctactttaataaaaaaaaaaacatttgtatataCATGGATTGTCTTGTGACTAATTCATCAATACCACAGACGTCAGTGTTTTCAGAGGAACTACTTATGGCCACTTACAGTCCCAATGAAAACGGTTCAGAAATGGGAAATCCCCAGTGTGTTTTGAGTGTGGAAAGATTTAGTTTTGCTTTCATTTCCCTTCACTTTTAATGGATGCCTATTCAAAGAAAAATACCCCAGAGGACACTTAAGTTGAAGGAGAGGAAATAAAGTGACCCCTCAGTAATGCAGCTTCCATTGTTTTGTTCTgatatgttattttgttttgtttttcagcggGCTGCGATCATGTTGTAAACAGTGCGTCGGGCACAATAAGCAGCCCCAACTGGCCTGATAGATATCCCAGCAAGAAGGCCTGCACCTGGTCTCTGTCCACAACCCCGGGCCATCGTATCAAACTTGTATGCCGATGgatgtttttctcatttaaacATTATGTCATGACCCAAATTAAAGACTTGAAAAGCTTATCGACGTCAATTAAAAATGTCTCTCAGGTTTTCAACGAGATCGACATGGAGGCTCATCTGGAGTGCGCTTACGACCATGTGGAGATCTACGACGGGCGAGACGTGCGTGTTCCAAGTCTCGGTCGCTTCTGTGGCACCAAAAAGCCTTCTCCAGTCGTCTCCAGTGGCAACAAAATGTTCCTGCGTTTTTTCTCAGACAACTCGGTGCAGAAGAGAGGCTTTGAGGCTTCATACGGAGCAGGTGGGCAAAGCAACAATTAAGTAACTTTTCTACCTCCTAAAAAGCCTGGAAAATGAGTAAAATAGTACTTTGGAGAACGAATAGAATACCAAAAATGTGACTTCAACTATGGGTTTGTTTTCTGCCGTGTTTAAAAAGCTGCATTCTTTCCTCACTTTTACGAGTTCCTCTTTTTGACCCTCTAATTTTGTGGTTGTGAATTCCCAGAATGTGGAGGAAGTCTGAAAGCCGAGGTCAAGACAAAAGATCTCTACTCTCATGCCCAGTTTGGAGATAACAACTACCCCGGCGGCTCCGACTGCCTGTGGGT harbors:
- the LOC122865346 gene encoding bone morphogenetic protein 1-like isoform X1 encodes the protein MEVAPAFLFLLCVCQRVSLAADWEFADTNFTYLGDVIDYKDPCKAAAFLGDIALDEDDLRMFKEAHSSDGAQHAVQTNHSDSANSSTSNESVRSKRAADIQTLRRWRRAATSRPERVWPDGIIPYVISGNFSGSQRAIFRQAMRHWERHTCVIFTERTTEESYIVFTYRPCGCCSYVGRRGGGPQAISIGKNCDKFGIVVHELGHVIGFWHEHTRPDRDEHVSIIRDNIQPGQEYNFLKMEPGEVDSLGEVYDFGSIMHYARNTFSRGVSLDTILPRYDVNGVRPPIGQRTRLSKGDIAQACKLYKCPRCGDSLQESAGNFSSPGFPNGYSAYAHCVWRISVTPGEKIVLNFSSMDLFRSHLCWYDHVEVRDGFWRKAPLKGRFCGDTLPDPIISTDSQLWIEFRSSSSWVGKGFSAVYEAICGGEVKRDSSQIQSPNYPDDYLSNKVCVWKITVAEGFDVGLSFQSFEIERHDSCAYDYVEVRDGNSESSPLLGRFCGYDKPDDLKSSSNQLWLKFVSDGSVNKAGFAANFFKEMDECSRPDNGHCEQRCLNTLGSYRCACDPGYELAADRRSCETAACGGFITKLNGSLTTPGWPKEYPPNKNCVWQLVAPIQYRITLVFDVFETEGNDVCKYDYVEVRSGFSSDSKLHGKFCGAEKPEVITSQHNNMRIEFKSDNTVSKRGFKAHFFSDIDECSKENGGCQHECANTFGSYSCQCRSGFMLHDNKHDCKEAGCDHVVNSASGTISSPNWPDRYPSKKACTWSLSTTPGHRIKLVFNEIDMEAHLECAYDHVEIYDGRDVRVPSLGRFCGTKKPSPVVSSGNKMFLRFFSDNSVQKRGFEASYGAECGGSLKAEVKTKDLYSHAQFGDNNYPGGSDCLWVVSAEKGYGVEIIFQVFEIEEEADCGYDYVELYDGADVKSPRLGRYCGSRAPEEVYSAGDAIVLKFHSDDSINKKGFHVRYTSTKFQDTLHASK
- the LOC122865346 gene encoding bone morphogenetic protein 1-like isoform X2, with the protein product MEVAPAFLFLLCVCQRVSLAADWEFADTNFTYLGDVIDYKDPCKAAAFLGDIALDEDDLRMFKEAHSSDGAQHAVQTNHSDSANSSTSNESVRSKRAADIQTLRRWRRAATSRPERVWPDGIIPYVISGNFSGSQRAIFRQAMRHWERHTCVIFTERTTEESYIVFTYRPCGCCSYVGRRGGGPQAISIGKNCDKFGIVVHELGHVIGFWHEHTRPDRDEHVSIIRDNIQPGQEYNFLKMEPGEVDSLGEVYDFGSIMHYARNTFSRGVSLDTILPRYDVNGVRPPIGQRTRLSKGDIAQACKLYKCPRCGDSLQESAGNFSSPGFPNGYSAYAHCVWRISVTPGEKIVLNFSSMDLFRSHLCWYDHVEVRDGFWRKAPLKGRFCGDTLPDPIISTDSQLWIEFRSSSSWVGKGFSAVYEAICGGEVKRDSSQIQSPNYPDDYLSNKVCVWKITVAEGFDVGLSFQSFEIERHDSCAYDYVEVRDGNSESSPLLGRFCGYDKPDDLKSSSNQLWLKFVSDGSVNKAGFAANFFKEMDECSRPDNGHCEQRCLNTLGSYRCACDPGYELAADRRSCETACGGFITKLNGSLTTPGWPKEYPPNKNCVWQLVAPIQYRITLVFDVFETEGNDVCKYDYVEVRSGFSSDSKLHGKFCGAEKPEVITSQHNNMRIEFKSDNTVSKRGFKAHFFSDIDECSKENGGCQHECANTFGSYSCQCRSGFMLHDNKHDCKEAGCDHVVNSASGTISSPNWPDRYPSKKACTWSLSTTPGHRIKLVFNEIDMEAHLECAYDHVEIYDGRDVRVPSLGRFCGTKKPSPVVSSGNKMFLRFFSDNSVQKRGFEASYGAECGGSLKAEVKTKDLYSHAQFGDNNYPGGSDCLWVVSAEKGYGVEIIFQVFEIEEEADCGYDYVELYDGADVKSPRLGRYCGSRAPEEVYSAGDAIVLKFHSDDSINKKGFHVRYTSTKFQDTLHASK
- the LOC122865346 gene encoding bone morphogenetic protein 1-like isoform X3, which translates into the protein MWHPKGWMSFGAAEEDIELITFTAFLGDIALDEDDLRMFKEAHSSDGAQHAVQTNHSDSANSSTSNESVRSKRAADIQTLRRWRRAATSRPERVWPDGIIPYVISGNFSGSQRAIFRQAMRHWERHTCVIFTERTTEESYIVFTYRPCGCCSYVGRRGGGPQAISIGKNCDKFGIVVHELGHVIGFWHEHTRPDRDEHVSIIRDNIQPGQEYNFLKMEPGEVDSLGEVYDFGSIMHYARNTFSRGVSLDTILPRYDVNGVRPPIGQRTRLSKGDIAQACKLYKCPRCGDSLQESAGNFSSPGFPNGYSAYAHCVWRISVTPGEKIVLNFSSMDLFRSHLCWYDHVEVRDGFWRKAPLKGRFCGDTLPDPIISTDSQLWIEFRSSSSWVGKGFSAVYEAICGGEVKRDSSQIQSPNYPDDYLSNKVCVWKITVAEGFDVGLSFQSFEIERHDSCAYDYVEVRDGNSESSPLLGRFCGYDKPDDLKSSSNQLWLKFVSDGSVNKAGFAANFFKEMDECSRPDNGHCEQRCLNTLGSYRCACDPGYELAADRRSCETAACGGFITKLNGSLTTPGWPKEYPPNKNCVWQLVAPIQYRITLVFDVFETEGNDVCKYDYVEVRSGFSSDSKLHGKFCGAEKPEVITSQHNNMRIEFKSDNTVSKRGFKAHFFSDIDECSKENGGCQHECANTFGSYSCQCRSGFMLHDNKHDCKEAGCDHVVNSASGTISSPNWPDRYPSKKACTWSLSTTPGHRIKLVFNEIDMEAHLECAYDHVEIYDGRDVRVPSLGRFCGTKKPSPVVSSGNKMFLRFFSDNSVQKRGFEASYGAECGGSLKAEVKTKDLYSHAQFGDNNYPGGSDCLWVVSAEKGYGVEIIFQVFEIEEEADCGYDYVELYDGADVKSPRLGRYCGSRAPEEVYSAGDAIVLKFHSDDSINKKGFHVRYTSTKFQDTLHASK